In Populus alba chromosome 4, ASM523922v2, whole genome shotgun sequence, the genomic window TGCAGAGATTGTGTTATATATGAGTGCTTTGAACCATCTTGGTACCATCAGAAAATCCTGAGATTTCCTTTATACCTCTTTGTTAGCAAATGATTCCTATGCTTTCCTGCAAAAGTGGTTTCTCATGTTTCCATCATATAGAAAGCGGGCATTTTATATTGCAGGAGAGAGCTATGCAGGTATTTAACCTTGACAGCAATTAGTTTCCTGACTCATCCGGTTCATTTCTAATCTTACTGACACTAATTTTAACATGTATTAACAGGAAAGTATGTCCCGGAGCTTGCAGAGCTTATAATTGACAAGAACAATGATCCTTCCCTTTACATCGACCTCAAGGCTATTCTAGTATGGTCCCATAACAAAAATTTATCCATGACTTTCCTGTTTCTCGATAGTATTTGTTTAAGGAATCACCCCCCTTCTTTTTGGTGAAATTATAGCTAGGAAATCCTGAAACAAGTGATGCTGAAGACTGGAGAGGTATGGTGGACTATGCTTGGAGTCATGCTGTCATATCAGATGAAACTCATAAGATAATCAGAGAAAGCTGCAACCTTGACAGCAATGACACGTGGAGCAATGATCATTGTACCGAGTCTGTTGATGAATTAATCAAACAGTACAAGGAGATAGATATTTTCAGCCTCTACACCTCAGCTTGTATCGGTGAATCAGCAAGTTCAGACGACAGATTTACACAAATCATGTTTAGGCCCTCATCTAAGAAGGTAGATGATTTCAGAATTGCTAAATCTTGTTGATATTATTTCAGTGAAGTGGCAATATGGCCTTGTTGAATTTTCGAAAGGACCTCACTTAAGCTGAGACTGATCAtgaattgtttgttttgttggaGTATTCTGCTGATGAAATTCCTACACAAACTAGCTGTAGACGAGGCCTTTTTTTGACCTCTTCTTTTGATGTACTGTAATCTGAAGCTCATAGGTATTGATTGTCGCTTATTTTTGAAGCAAAGGGTAAAGTGATGACCTAAATGTCTAATTATATTTACCAGATGCCAAGAATTATGGGTGGTTATGATCCATGCCGGGATGAATATGCAAAAGCTTTCTACAACAGACCAGATGTTCAAAAGGCCCTCCATGTGAGTGATGGTCACGTGCTCAAGAACTGGAGCATCTGCAAGTAATTCGTTTTCTATCTATATGCTTCTCTATAATAGCTATAACAATGTTAATTCTGTTTGTCAATGTTTTTAGCTTCATTTACACACGGGGTCAGGAAATTCTAATGGCTGCAAATTGAAATTCTAGTTAATCATGTGAAGTCCATGAGACATATATGCGTTTAattcaaaactgaaaaatattatggatAATTTCTGGGTTCAGCAAGAAGATATTTGAGGAATGGCCGGACTCGAAGACATCAGTTCTTCCTATATACAAGAAGCTGATAGCAAGAGGACTTAAAATATGGGTCTACAGGTTTGAATCCCTGCACTGTGGAGAttgtaaattaatgaaatattcttCATCAAGCTCACATCATCTGTTTTGGATGGTTCAGTGGTGATACAGATGGAGGAGTTTCTGTGCTGTCTACAAGATACAGCTTAACCTCTCTGGGACTGCAAATCACCAAGGCTTGGAGGCCCTGGTACCACCAGAAGCAGGTATTTACGTAGTTTACAAACATGCAAAAACCTGCgctaaattaaatcaaaccttATATCAATTTGTCCTAAAGTAGATCAACCACTtcatttagattgttttaagaAAGAATTACTAACAGTATCATCAAGTTATCTCTGACAACGAGGAATAATTCTTTGGAACAGGTCAGTGGTTGGTTCCAAGAATACGGGGGGCTAACATTTGCAACATTTAGAGGAGCTGGACATGCTGTGCCAATCTTCAAACCAAGCAACTCCCTCGCATTCTTCTCAGCCTTTCTTCTAGGAGAATCTCTTCCTTGTGAACGATAAATAAGTGGTGTAAGAGATCAAGACATCTTGTTCCTCAAAGATTTGGTCTTGGTATGTTAGGGtgtcaataaatatatatcttaCATCTAATAAAAGGCTCAATTAGGGGGCAAGCTTTTAAAGAGACCATAAcacctctctcctttttttttttttgtcaagttgTGATTTGATtggtcttttttaaataaataaattttggaaTCCTAATTAACTAAaactgttatttatttattattattcatgtcttttttttttcctttccaagtcatttttctttttctattttatatttgtcaatgaCAACAATCCTAATCttatattaattcatttttttttagatataaaaagtTTCATTTCCCAAAACTCATTGTTATAGTTGGATTAGAATTCTATTCCTttactaaaacaaaattattatatttttataaaaacaatacttAGTGATCTACGGTCAAAAGTTAGTATTTATCTTTGTTAactaggtgtgtgtgtgtgtgtgtgtataagtattatttaacaaataatttggATAAATTCCACTTAAAAAAGGTCGGATACACAATAtgcatccttaaaaaaaaaaaaaaatacagatttgaAGTGATTTAGTttatcaaaccaaaaataaaggatcaaatagaattaaaattagTACAACTGCATTACTATTTTAGATTGCTTGCAACACTCACACAttagtatataatttgattttttttaaaaaattgcatgCAATTTAActgttttcctctctttttactcaaacaaataatattctttcaaataaattatagtttttaggCATGCAGAATAATGGCCAAAACTTTTTGAATTCAAAGTAAGAAAGAGGGgaaattgtttaattttgattaatatattataCTTTCCCATGTAGaccaattgtttttaaaaagtttctaatttaaatattatgtagTTAATCTTGTACGTGGACACGTGGAGTTGGTGGTTAGAGAGTCGTCACCTAATTATTTGGTTCGAAGTCGCTAGGAAACCCGAGTGTATTAGTCTTATCAGAATTTTCAAGGGCAAGATGCTGATTGTAGTTAGAGAAAATATTAACACTCCTAGTGCACTTTACCTTATGTAAGTTGTATTGTGTGGCTTAAGTTTGATTTAAAGGTTTTGATGGGTTATTAACCGGTGGTCTGTCTATAGCTCATTATAAAGATTTACTCTTATGAATAAATTtggtattttgaatttattatgtgATTGTGTgcccaaataaattcttatgaCAATGATCTATGCAGGTGTCTTAACAAGGTTTACTTATCTTGTAAGgcgaaattattttttataattcgtatattgtgataaaaaatactttcaattaaaattaatgaatatctaaaataattctgAGAATTTTTTGGTCaattattgatatttaaatactaTTCTACTTGTAGGTTCAATATTTATACCAAGATATTGGCCATTAATTACATGAATTAACATTCCAGGAGTTATTGAAATACTGGTCAAGTTCTCGTAGATTCAATAAACTTGTTATGAAATCCAAAATATttgcaaatttatatttttttgaattcggtataaaaatactaaaacacaccatgtatttttttaagccatatatatatatatatatatatatatattgtaagacCATGTTTGTATagacccatttttttttctaggaataaAACTATCCAAAATAGGCCTAAGAGGTGTTTTCCAAATACacgcttaaaaaaataaaaaaaccttaacagAAAAATGGCAAACCAAATAGGGTATAAATGACTGACCCGATTTTAACTAGACCAGGTTGACCtgaaataaaccaaaacaaagacTCAAAACGAAAACAAATtgaacataaagaaaaacataaaacctCAAAATCTCTTTAGCAAAacagatcaaacacaaaaaacaaatgaagaacaACAAGAACATTTAAACCAAACCCAACAACATGGGTTTCAAATCAGACCAAATTTGATCAAAATGAGGTTAAATATATGTTAGAAATCATGCAAAGATTAATAATCTAGCATTCCATCTCTttgattttcacttaaaaatcatgattttgtaAAGaagttattgaatttaaaatgatttcattaattatttagtttacataattattttcagATATAACATTGATTTTAGTTATTTGATGCCAAGATACTTCTCTTACAAAGAcattccaaaacaaaaatataaaatcatataattacaTGTGAGCCACGTCCAATAGTGCTCATgaaaaaaacatagtaaaaaTAAGAGAGCAAGATGCCAATGAACCAGTGTTGTGCTCAGACTTCACACAGAATATGCAAAGTTGAATGTCCATTAATTCCTTGTCTTGTAATTTACTAACAGAACTTCCATGGCATTCTTTGGTTTTGACTTAAATTTCTGATTTGATGTATTCAGTGGCTTGCATTTATGTTTGTTTGAGTTGAATGCTCTTTGTATTGATCAAAACAAAAACGTTTTCTGTTCGTATGCCTAACCACAACAGTGATAGAACATCAAAGGTTTCAATGAGATGGCTGGAGAGACTTGTTCTtgtggaaaatgtttttcattgcaATAACCTTCTTTTACAGTCTACGTAGTATAAGATTTGGTGTTTTGAATTTCCTTTCACGCGGCCATCCGGACAAGAGTTGCCTGGTGTTGTTGTCCATAGAACAGGTGCTCGTTCGCAGCTGTGATAGAGCTCATAAAAAGCTCAATATTTCTCCTTCGTGTTGTCCctaaaataattcaaagcaaccatttaattagtttttttttattcggagttgatctattaatatttattttatttaaattaatttatataaaaaaatttgttttcaatattatctctcatagattttttttatttgttaactttggtccttaaaaaactcaatgcaacctttcaattagttttttcttcagatttgattcttgattttttgattgatatttattttatttttaataatttataaaattagattttttttcaatttcattccccatgaattttttcatatgttgaAGTTAGTCcacattcttttaatttctatttattttatttaaaatggtttataaaattaatttgtcttttgatttgacccccttgtttttttttcctatcgaATTTGATCCtcgactttttatttttatttttttacctttaaaaattttttagtttgattttattttatgattttttttgttcaatattaaatttgtcgAGTGTTGACCTTCTTGATTGAGTCCGAGACTAGAGATTAACGAGTTGCGAGTTTGAGATATTAATATGAGGTTAGAAGGTTTGCCCGagcttatttgattttttgaattttttttttaatatcatatatttttagtttcatcattcgatatttttttcattttcgatagtgtttttcagatttttttagaGTAACAccagatattttgttttttttttttagatctacctcttttaaattatttttaattaaattaaattaatttatttcaccattcaatattaatttaaaatctttatatatatccttcaacattaaggAGGATCTACACATTGTTACAATAATGCCGCCACCGATCCCACCTCTTCCTCCATGGTTACTGTCACAATCATCCTTcttaataaagtatttttttaatcattatttttttattttaaaaaacatatttttataaaaatttaaatttcactttgatttttcattCCAATTTCTTCAGTTTCATTCCAGATTTATACCTAACGGaacataaatattttccaaGAAGTCCTATAATATCTCCTAtgcttgatttttcaaatttgaatccATTCTCTACTGCATAATAACATAAAGAGATTAATTTCATATTACAAACATAGATATACACGTATTATTGTTATATTGCAATCACAGCCTCGCAATGTTGCAATACAAAGGAAATATACTGTAAACACCAACATCCTATATGCAGACAACCATACTGTACACACCAGCAAAACAATGGCTGCAGAAATCCTCGTCATCACCAGTGCTTTGTGCTTCATGACACCTACAGCCCAAGAGTTTCTTCACCGGCTCTTATTCTCTTATATTAAATTACAAACTTACTTACATGAAACAGAATTTTAACTTTGGTGCCATAGGCATCTTCATGTATGGATTTCCTGAAATAGGATGAGAAACAACACTGTTTGCAGCCAATCTAATGATTCTATTTTTGTACCGCTGATCGAAGTGATAGCTGGCTACTACTGTTGGATATCTCTGTTTTGATCCGGAATGAGGAAGCAGAGGCTTTGGTGCTCCAACTTCTACAGGAATATAAAATGCTTTTTGAATGTCTTGAAGCATTTCTGTGTTGGAGTCATATCTATTGCTGGAATCAAAGAACATATGAAAAACTTTCACACAAGATAAGTGGAGATGCCTGCAAGGTTTAGAGAAATCATTAAAACCATCCATTAGAGCGTGCTCCAGcagctctttcttctttctgtcAAGAATCTCTCTGGCGTAGGCAATTGAATCTTCGATGTCTGCCTCTGGATTTTCTTTCGAGTGGAGCAAAACAAAGTTGGTTTTCCCTTCCTTTTGTTCCTTCTGTGAATGGATTGGACAGCATATATTAGCTTTCTATATGATATACCACAAAGAAAGAACTGTAAGAACACATGAGAGATGACAATTTACCTTATAACCCTGTATGTCATTCAACAAACGAGGGATGACCATTAATAATCTGGTAATGCTTTCATATTGGGCTGGATTGAGTTTGTAATCTGGTATGCTTGGACTCAAGAAACATGAAGCTGGAAGAACCAAGGTGTGTGAAGCAATAGACGTCATGCCAGTCTCAAGATACTCTTCGGCTGCAGGTAAGAATCCACTTTTGCTCCATTTAGCTTCCGTAAACCAGGAAGCAAATGTTTCACTCCACTTTCagaccataaaaaaacaaaataccgaGACACGTTAATCAACTGTGTagacaaaattaaacaaaccataaaggtaaagaaaattatagaaaagCTTACTATATCTCGGAGACTATTTGTTATATCGGTTCCGTGTTGccgaaaatattttcttgctaATTCGTTCACAAGGCTGTCAAGGGCATCAAAGATAGTCTTACTGTGGCCACTCAAGCCCTTTGCATCCCATCTGTCAAAGTAATTTAGGGAGCATTAGGAGTTT contains:
- the LOC118047353 gene encoding serine carboxypeptidase-like 31, translated to MDLVPKVTVFLASVLFALSSAVSIRHWHFPGQPPGGKHLVTNLPGQPDVNFKHYAGYVTVNEQKGRALFYWFYEATTHPEEKPLVLWLNGGPGCSSVGQGATQEIGPFIVDTNGHGLKYNPYSWNTEANMLFLESPVGVGFSYSNTTNDYHIIGDEFTANDSYAFLQKWFLMFPSYRKRAFYIAGESYAGKYVPELAELIIDKNNDPSLYIDLKAILLGNPETSDAEDWRGMVDYAWSHAVISDETHKIIRESCNLDSNDTWSNDHCTESVDELIKQYKEIDIFSLYTSACIGESASSDDRFTQIMFRPSSKKMPRIMGGYDPCRDEYAKAFYNRPDVQKALHVSDGHVLKNWSICNKKIFEEWPDSKTSVLPIYKKLIARGLKIWVYSGDTDGGVSVLSTRYSLTSLGLQITKAWRPWYHQKQVSGWFQEYGGLTFATFRGAGHAVPIFKPSNSLAFFSAFLLGESLPCER